The following are from one region of the Streptomyces rubrogriseus genome:
- a CDS encoding carbohydrate ABC transporter permease yields MNPVRARVRRPWRLAAEVSALLIAVVVAFPLYWMVLSAFKPAGEIESSKPRPWTLTPSLDSFRRVFEQQEFGRYFLNSLIVAGCVVIASALIAFLAATAVTRFRFRFRTTLLIMFLVAQMVPVEALTIPLFFLMRDFGQLNTLGSLILPHIAFSLPFAIWMLRGFVKAVPEALEEAAYIDGASRARFLWQILFPLVLPGLVATSVFSFISTWNDFLFAKSFIISDTSQSTLPMALLVFYKPDDPDWGGVMAASTVMTIPVLVFFVLVQRRLVSGLGGAVKD; encoded by the coding sequence GTGAATCCTGTGCGTGCGCGAGTGCGCCGTCCGTGGCGGCTCGCGGCCGAGGTGTCCGCGCTGCTGATCGCGGTGGTCGTCGCCTTCCCGCTGTACTGGATGGTGCTGAGCGCCTTCAAGCCGGCCGGGGAGATCGAGTCGAGCAAGCCCCGGCCCTGGACGCTGACCCCCTCGCTGGACTCCTTCCGGCGGGTGTTCGAACAGCAGGAATTCGGCCGCTACTTTCTCAACAGCCTGATCGTGGCGGGTTGTGTGGTGATCGCCTCGGCGTTGATCGCGTTCCTCGCGGCGACCGCGGTGACGCGATTCCGGTTCCGTTTCCGGACAACCCTGCTGATCATGTTCCTGGTGGCCCAGATGGTGCCCGTGGAGGCGCTCACGATCCCGCTGTTCTTCCTCATGCGGGACTTCGGCCAGCTGAACACGCTGGGTTCGCTGATCCTGCCCCACATCGCCTTCTCGCTGCCCTTCGCGATCTGGATGCTGCGGGGTTTCGTGAAAGCGGTGCCGGAGGCGCTGGAGGAGGCCGCCTACATCGACGGGGCGAGCCGGGCTCGCTTTCTGTGGCAGATCCTTTTCCCGCTGGTCCTGCCGGGTCTTGTGGCCACCAGCGTCTTCTCCTTCATCTCGACCTGGAACGACTTCCTGTTCGCCAAGTCGTTCATCATCAGTGACACCTCCCAGTCGACGCTGCCGATGGCGCTGCTGGTCTTCTACAAGCCGGACGATCCCGACTGGGGCGGCGTCATGGCCGCGTCCACGGTGATGACGATTCCGGTGCTGGTCTTCTTCGTACTGGTACAACGACGACTCGTCTCCGGCCTCGGCGGAGCGGTAAAGGACTGA
- a CDS encoding HU family DNA-binding protein — MNRSELVAALADRAEVTRKDADAVLAAFAEVVGDIVSKGDEKVTIPGFLTFERTHRAARTARNPQTGEPIQIPAGYSVKVSAGSKLKEAAKGK; from the coding sequence ATGAACCGCAGTGAGCTGGTGGCCGCGCTGGCCGACCGCGCCGAGGTGACCCGCAAGGACGCCGACGCCGTGCTGGCCGCCTTCGCCGAGGTTGTCGGCGACATCGTCTCCAAGGGCGACGAGAAGGTCACCATCCCCGGCTTCCTGACCTTCGAGCGCACCCACCGTGCCGCTCGCACCGCCCGCAACCCGCAGACCGGCGAGCCGATCCAGATTCCGGCCGGCTACAGCGTCAAGGTCTCGGCGGGCTCCAAGCTCAAGGAAGCCGCCAAGGGCAAGTAG
- a CDS encoding extracellular solute-binding protein has product MKLAPRLAVLLAAAVVAATACAPQASDNSSSGKDEKSGTLRVWLFQEVNNKPKEKVVDAALADFEKAHADTKVTVEYIPVETRAQRIKAAFNDPKSAPDVVEFGNTDTAGYVKDGGLADISKEFAAWDEAKDADPTARQSVTVDGKVYGAPYFVGVRALYYRTDVFDELGLEAPRTLAELASTAKQVRAAKPDLYGLAVGGAYTYGAMPFIWANGGDIATGKGGSYASAIDSAAAQKGIKAYTSLFGDANCPAAKCAGMTGNDTVTAFASGKAAMAIGGDFSHQAMEAGAVKGKYAVVPLPGVEPGSIAPAFAGGNNIGVLKSTSHRTLAVDLMKRLASKKAQGELFDAMGFLPTFTDVRQQVAAREPFVKPFVDTLAAGTKFVPASPAWATIDSSLVLPTMFQEVVSGKKDVGAAAGDAARKMDDAFGSAG; this is encoded by the coding sequence ATGAAGCTCGCCCCCCGCCTTGCCGTACTGCTGGCCGCGGCCGTCGTCGCCGCGACGGCCTGCGCACCCCAGGCGTCCGACAACTCCTCCTCCGGCAAGGACGAGAAGAGCGGCACCCTGCGCGTCTGGCTGTTCCAGGAGGTCAACAACAAGCCGAAGGAGAAGGTCGTCGACGCGGCCCTCGCCGACTTCGAGAAGGCGCACGCGGACACGAAGGTCACCGTGGAGTACATCCCGGTCGAGACCCGCGCCCAGCGCATCAAGGCCGCCTTCAACGACCCGAAGAGCGCCCCCGACGTCGTCGAGTTCGGCAACACCGACACCGCCGGTTACGTGAAGGACGGCGGACTCGCCGACATATCCAAGGAGTTCGCGGCCTGGGACGAGGCCAAGGACGCCGACCCCACCGCCCGCCAGTCGGTCACCGTGGACGGAAAGGTCTACGGCGCCCCCTACTTCGTCGGCGTCCGCGCCCTCTACTACCGCACCGACGTCTTCGACGAACTGGGCCTCGAGGCCCCCAGGACGCTGGCCGAACTGGCGTCCACCGCCAAGCAGGTCCGGGCCGCGAAGCCCGACCTCTACGGCCTCGCGGTCGGCGGCGCCTACACCTACGGCGCGATGCCGTTCATCTGGGCCAACGGCGGTGACATCGCCACCGGCAAGGGCGGCTCCTACGCCTCCGCCATCGACAGCGCCGCCGCCCAGAAGGGCATCAAGGCGTACACGTCCCTGTTCGGTGACGCCAACTGCCCCGCCGCCAAGTGCGCCGGCATGACCGGCAACGACACCGTCACCGCCTTCGCCTCCGGAAAGGCGGCCATGGCCATCGGCGGCGACTTCAGCCACCAGGCCATGGAGGCCGGTGCCGTGAAGGGCAAGTACGCGGTGGTGCCGCTGCCCGGCGTCGAGCCCGGCTCCATCGCCCCCGCCTTCGCGGGCGGCAACAACATCGGCGTCCTGAAGAGCACCTCGCACCGCACCCTCGCCGTCGACCTGATGAAGCGGCTCGCGTCCAAGAAGGCGCAGGGCGAACTGTTCGACGCGATGGGCTTCCTGCCGACCTTCACGGACGTACGGCAGCAGGTGGCGGCCAGGGAACCGTTCGTGAAGCCGTTCGTCGACACGCTCGCCGCGGGCACGAAGTTCGTCCCGGCGTCTCCCGCGTGGGCCACGATCGACTCCTCGCTGGTGCTGCCGACGATGTTCCAGGAGGTGGTCAGCGGCAAGAAGGACGTGGGCGCTGCCGCTGGGGACGCGGCTCGGAAGATGGACGACGCGTTTGGCTCCGCCGGATGA
- a CDS encoding YqgE/AlgH family protein, whose product MTEVSSLTGRLLVATPALADPNFERAVVLLLDHDEEGSLGVVLNRPTPVDVGDILEDWADLAGEPGVVFQGGPVSLDSALGVAVVPGGASGERAPLGWRRVHGAIGLVDLEAPPELLASAVGALRIFAGYAGWGPGQLEDELTEGAWYVVESEPGDVSSPFPERLWREVLRRQRGDLAMVATYPDDPSLN is encoded by the coding sequence ATGACCGAGGTGTCCTCGCTCACGGGGCGACTGCTCGTGGCAACGCCCGCCCTGGCGGACCCGAACTTCGAGCGTGCGGTGGTGCTCCTCCTCGACCACGACGAGGAGGGCTCCCTCGGTGTCGTCCTCAACCGTCCCACGCCCGTCGACGTGGGCGACATCCTGGAGGACTGGGCGGACCTGGCCGGTGAGCCGGGCGTCGTCTTCCAGGGCGGCCCGGTGTCCCTGGACTCGGCCCTCGGCGTCGCCGTCGTCCCCGGCGGGGCGTCGGGCGAGCGGGCGCCGCTGGGCTGGCGCCGGGTGCACGGCGCGATCGGTCTGGTCGACCTGGAGGCGCCGCCGGAGCTGCTGGCGTCCGCCGTGGGCGCCCTGCGGATCTTCGCCGGGTACGCGGGCTGGGGGCCCGGCCAGCTGGAGGACGAGCTGACCGAGGGCGCCTGGTACGTGGTCGAGTCCGAGCCGGGCGACGTCTCCTCGCCGTTCCCCGAGAGACTCTGGCGCGAGGTGCTGCGCCGCCAGCGGGGCGACCTGGCGATGGTGGCGACCTATCCGGACGACCCTTCGCTCAACTGA
- the murA gene encoding UDP-N-acetylglucosamine 1-carboxyvinyltransferase, translated as MTVNGADDVLLVHGGTPLEGEIRVRGAKNLVPKAMVAALLGSAPSRLRNVPDIRDVRVVRGLLQLHGVTVRPGEEPGELVLDPSHVESANVADIDAHAGSSRIPILFCGPLLHRLGHAFIPGLGGCDIGGRPIDFHFEVLRQFGAKIEKRADGQYLEAPQRLRGTKINLPYPSVGATEQVLLTAVLAEGVTELSNAAVEPEIEDLICVLQKMGAIIAMDTDRTIRITGVDELGGYTHRALSDRLEAASWASAALATEGNIYVRGAQQRSMMTFLNTFRKVGGAFEIDDEGIRFWHPGGRLKSIALETDVHPGFQTDWQQPLVVALTQATGLSIVHETVYESRLGFTSALNQMGAHIQLYRECLGGSDCRFGQRNFLHSAVVSGPTKLEGADLVIPDLRGGFSYLIAALAAQGTSRVHGIDLINRGYENFMDKLVELGAKVELPGKALG; from the coding sequence ATGACCGTCAACGGCGCTGATGACGTACTGCTTGTCCACGGCGGAACCCCGCTGGAGGGCGAGATCCGGGTTCGCGGTGCGAAGAACCTCGTGCCGAAGGCCATGGTGGCCGCCCTGCTGGGCAGTGCGCCGAGCCGGCTGCGCAACGTGCCGGACATCCGCGACGTGCGGGTCGTACGCGGACTGCTGCAACTGCACGGGGTGACCGTCCGTCCGGGCGAGGAGCCCGGCGAGCTGGTCCTCGACCCCTCCCACGTGGAGAGCGCGAACGTCGCCGACATCGATGCCCACGCGGGCTCGTCGCGCATCCCGATCCTGTTCTGCGGCCCGCTGCTGCACCGCCTCGGGCACGCCTTCATCCCGGGCCTGGGCGGCTGCGACATCGGCGGCCGGCCCATCGACTTCCACTTCGAGGTGCTGCGGCAGTTCGGCGCGAAGATCGAGAAGCGGGCGGACGGCCAGTACCTGGAGGCTCCGCAGCGACTGCGCGGTACGAAGATCAACCTGCCGTACCCGTCCGTCGGCGCGACCGAGCAGGTGCTGCTGACCGCCGTGCTCGCCGAGGGCGTCACGGAGCTGTCCAACGCGGCCGTGGAGCCGGAGATCGAGGACCTGATCTGCGTCCTGCAGAAAATGGGCGCGATCATCGCCATGGACACCGACCGCACGATCCGCATCACGGGTGTGGACGAGCTGGGCGGCTACACCCACCGTGCCCTCTCGGACCGCCTGGAGGCCGCCTCCTGGGCCTCCGCGGCGCTGGCCACCGAGGGCAACATCTATGTCCGCGGGGCCCAGCAGCGCTCGATGATGACGTTCCTGAACACCTTCCGCAAGGTGGGCGGGGCGTTCGAGATCGACGACGAGGGCATCCGCTTCTGGCACCCGGGCGGGCGGCTGAAGTCCATCGCCCTGGAGACGGACGTGCACCCCGGCTTCCAGACCGACTGGCAGCAGCCCCTGGTGGTGGCACTGACCCAGGCCACGGGCCTGTCCATCGTCCACGAGACGGTCTACGAGTCCCGGCTGGGCTTCACCTCCGCGCTCAACCAGATGGGCGCCCACATCCAGCTCTACCGCGAGTGCCTCGGCGGCTCCGACTGCCGCTTCGGCCAGCGCAACTTCCTGCACTCGGCCGTCGTCTCCGGGCCGACCAAGCTGGAGGGCGCCGACCTGGTCATCCCCGACCTGCGCGGCGGCTTCTCGTACCTGATCGCCGCCCTCGCGGCCCAGGGCACCTCCCGGGTCCACGGCATCGACCTGATCAACCGCGGCTACGAGAACTTCATGGACAAGCTCGTCGAGCTGGGCGCGAAGGTGGAACTCCCGGGCAAGGCCCTGGGCTGA
- a CDS encoding carbohydrate ABC transporter permease codes for MTGSPVSSGGAVRGRVTVRRGLSRRSPRPFGRSSATPWIYLAPALVVLGGLLVYPVYQLGLISFLEYTQAQVSGGEPATFQGFGNYAELLGDGEFWRVLLATVVFAAACVVSTLAVGCALAVLLTRVRAVPRLALMLAGLGAWATPAVTGSTVWLLLFDPDFGPVNRMLGLGDHSWTYGRYSAFLLVLLEVVWCSFPFVMVTVYAGIRAVPSEVLEAAALDGASQWRIWRSVLAPMLRPILVVVTIQSVIWDFKVFTQIYVMTNGGGIAGQNMVLNVYAYQKAFASSQYSLGSAIGVVMLLILLAVTLVYLRLLRRQGEEL; via the coding sequence ATGACGGGTTCGCCTGTGAGCTCGGGGGGTGCGGTGCGTGGGCGGGTGACGGTGCGTCGTGGCTTGTCGCGCCGTTCCCCGCGCCCCTTCGGGCGCTCCTCCGCCACCCCCTGGATCTACCTTGCCCCGGCTCTTGTCGTTCTTGGGGGGTTGCTGGTCTACCCCGTTTATCAGCTTGGGCTGATCTCCTTTCTGGAGTACACGCAGGCCCAGGTCAGTGGTGGGGAGCCGGCGACCTTTCAGGGGTTCGGCAACTATGCCGAGCTGCTCGGGGACGGGGAGTTCTGGCGGGTGCTGCTCGCCACCGTCGTGTTCGCGGCCGCCTGCGTGGTGTCCACGCTGGCCGTCGGGTGCGCGCTCGCCGTGCTGCTGACGCGGGTGCGGGCCGTGCCGCGGCTGGCGTTGATGCTGGCGGGGCTGGGCGCGTGGGCGACCCCGGCGGTCACCGGGTCGACGGTCTGGCTGCTGCTGTTCGACCCGGACTTCGGGCCCGTCAACCGGATGCTGGGCCTCGGCGACCACTCCTGGACGTACGGGCGGTACAGCGCCTTCCTGCTCGTGCTGCTCGAAGTGGTCTGGTGCTCCTTCCCGTTCGTCATGGTGACCGTCTACGCCGGGATCCGGGCCGTACCGTCCGAGGTGCTGGAGGCCGCCGCGCTGGACGGGGCCTCGCAGTGGCGGATCTGGCGCTCGGTGCTCGCGCCGATGCTCCGGCCGATCCTGGTGGTCGTCACCATCCAGTCGGTCATCTGGGACTTCAAGGTCTTCACCCAGATCTACGTCATGACGAACGGCGGCGGCATCGCCGGCCAGAACATGGTCCTGAACGTCTACGCCTACCAGAAGGCCTTCGCGTCCTCGCAGTACAGCCTCGGCTCCGCGATCGGCGTGGTCATGCTGCTGATCCTGCTCGCGGTGACGCTGGTCTACCTGCGGCTGCTGCGCCGCCAGGGGGAGGAGCTGTGA
- a CDS encoding sigma-70 family RNA polymerase sigma factor, with protein sequence MSQSSSEPDEELMRALYREHAGPLLAYVLRLVAGDRQRAEDVVQETLIRAWKNAGQLNRATGSVRPWLVTVARRIVIDGHRSRQARPQEVDPSPLEVIPAEDEIDKALWLMTLSDALDDLTPAHREVLVETYFKGRTVNEAAQTLGIPSGTVRSRVFYALRSMKLALEERGVTA encoded by the coding sequence ATGTCGCAGTCGTCCTCGGAACCCGACGAGGAGCTGATGCGCGCGCTGTACCGCGAGCACGCCGGCCCCTTGCTGGCCTACGTGCTGCGGCTGGTCGCGGGGGACCGCCAGCGCGCCGAGGACGTCGTCCAGGAGACGCTCATCCGTGCCTGGAAGAACGCCGGTCAGCTCAACCGTGCGACCGGATCGGTACGCCCCTGGCTGGTGACGGTCGCACGTCGCATCGTCATCGACGGCCACCGCAGCCGGCAGGCCCGGCCGCAGGAGGTCGATCCGTCGCCGCTGGAGGTCATCCCCGCGGAGGACGAGATCGACAAGGCGCTGTGGCTGATGACGCTGTCGGACGCGCTCGACGACCTGACCCCGGCCCACCGGGAGGTCCTCGTCGAGACGTACTTCAAGGGGCGTACCGTCAATGAGGCGGCGCAGACACTGGGCATACCCAGCGGCACCGTTCGCTCCCGGGTGTTCTACGCCCTGCGTTCGATGAAGCTGGCTCTGGAGGAGCGGGGGGTGACGGCGTGA
- a CDS encoding DUF3039 domain-containing protein: MSTLEPERGTGTGTLVEPTPQTSHGDGDHERFAHYVQKDKIMASALDGTPVVALCGKVWVPGRDPKKYPVCPMCKEIYESMSGGGDEGKGGDKK, encoded by the coding sequence ATGAGCACTCTCGAGCCCGAGCGCGGGACAGGTACGGGAACCCTCGTCGAGCCGACGCCGCAGACGTCCCACGGCGACGGCGATCACGAGCGCTTCGCGCATTACGTCCAGAAGGACAAGATCATGGCGAGCGCCCTCGACGGCACCCCCGTCGTGGCGCTGTGCGGCAAGGTCTGGGTACCGGGCCGGGACCCGAAGAAGTACCCCGTCTGCCCCATGTGCAAGGAGATCTACGAGTCCATGAGCGGCGGCGGGGACGAGGGCAAGGGCGGCGACAAGAAGTAG
- the rsuA gene encoding anti-sigma U factor RsuA: MQGTPAPNEHETVGAYALGILDEAEATAFEAHLATCEWCAQQLDELAGMEPMMAALADLPGTGTPAVAESLTVKPSARLSEKLVDEVAERRASKRRRNFYLVGTAAALIIGGPFAAVATTGGGGGGGDDGGGRRAEATQQAASPAESAFAAMPDRVTATDPGTQVSATVALEKKAWGTETVLELKNLKGPQKCSLIAVGKNGERETLTSWSVPDWGYGIPGATTEKAKKPLYVHGGAAFEPNQISHFEVMTFDGKRLVEVDA; the protein is encoded by the coding sequence ATGCAGGGAACACCGGCGCCGAACGAGCACGAGACCGTCGGCGCCTATGCCCTCGGGATCCTCGACGAGGCCGAGGCGACGGCCTTCGAGGCCCACCTCGCCACCTGCGAGTGGTGCGCCCAGCAGCTCGACGAGCTGGCCGGCATGGAGCCGATGATGGCGGCGCTCGCGGACCTGCCGGGCACCGGCACGCCCGCCGTCGCCGAGTCGCTCACCGTGAAGCCCAGCGCGCGGCTCTCGGAGAAGCTCGTCGACGAGGTCGCCGAACGCCGCGCGAGCAAACGCCGCCGCAACTTCTACCTGGTGGGCACCGCGGCCGCGCTGATCATCGGCGGCCCGTTCGCCGCCGTGGCGACCACCGGCGGCGGGGGCGGCGGCGGTGACGACGGCGGCGGCCGCAGGGCCGAGGCGACGCAGCAGGCCGCGAGCCCCGCCGAGTCCGCCTTCGCCGCGATGCCGGACCGGGTCACCGCCACCGACCCGGGCACGCAGGTCAGCGCGACCGTGGCCCTGGAGAAGAAGGCCTGGGGCACCGAAACGGTCCTGGAGCTGAAGAACCTCAAGGGCCCCCAGAAGTGCTCCCTGATCGCCGTCGGCAAGAACGGCGAGCGGGAGACGCTCACCTCCTGGTCGGTCCCCGACTGGGGCTACGGCATCCCGGGCGCCACCACCGAGAAGGCCAAGAAGCCGCTCTACGTGCACGGCGGCGCCGCCTTCGAACCCAACCAGATCTCCCACTTCGAGGTCATGACCTTCGACGGGAAGCGGCTCGTGGAGGTCGACGCGTAG
- a CDS encoding NAD-dependent malic enzyme produces the protein MATAPSVSYSMTVRLEVPAGGTAVSQLTTAVESAGGSVTGLDVTASGHDKLRIDVTIAAGSTAHADEIVEQLRGIEGVSLGKVSDRTFLMHLGGKIEMQSKHPIRNRDDLSMVYTPGVARVCMAIAENPEDARRLTIKRNSVAVVTDGSAVLGLGNIGPKAALPVMEGKAALFKRFAGIDAWPICLDTQDTDAIVEIVKAIAPGFAGINLEDISAPRCFEIEARLREALDIPVFHDDQHGTAIVVLAALTNALRVVGKGIENVRVVMSGAGAAGTAILKLLLAAGVKNAVVADIHGVVHTGRADLVDAAPESALRWIADNTNPEGLTGTLKEAVHGADVFIGVSAPNVLDGEDVAAMADGAIVFALANPDPEVDPAIARETAAVVATGRSDFPNQINNVLVFPGVFRGLLDAQSRTVNTEMMLAAAHALADVVTEDEINPNYIIPSVFNDKVAGAVAGAVRDAAKAAGVVA, from the coding sequence ATGGCAACGGCGCCCAGCGTCTCCTACTCGATGACGGTCCGACTGGAGGTGCCCGCCGGCGGAACCGCCGTCTCGCAGCTCACCACGGCGGTGGAGTCCGCGGGCGGCTCGGTCACCGGCCTCGACGTCACGGCCTCGGGCCACGACAAGCTCCGTATCGACGTCACCATCGCGGCCGGCTCGACCGCCCACGCCGACGAGATCGTGGAGCAGCTGCGGGGCATCGAGGGCGTCAGCCTGGGCAAGGTCTCGGACCGTACCTTCCTCATGCACCTCGGCGGCAAGATCGAGATGCAGTCCAAGCACCCCATCCGCAACCGCGACGACCTGTCCATGGTCTACACGCCCGGTGTGGCGCGGGTCTGCATGGCGATCGCCGAGAACCCCGAGGACGCCCGGCGGCTGACCATCAAGCGCAACTCCGTTGCGGTCGTGACCGACGGCTCCGCCGTGCTGGGCCTGGGAAACATCGGCCCGAAGGCCGCGCTGCCGGTGATGGAGGGCAAGGCGGCCCTGTTCAAGCGGTTCGCCGGCATCGACGCCTGGCCGATCTGCCTGGACACCCAGGACACCGACGCGATCGTCGAGATCGTCAAGGCCATCGCGCCGGGCTTCGCCGGCATCAACCTGGAGGACATCTCGGCGCCCCGCTGCTTCGAGATCGAGGCCCGGCTGCGCGAGGCCCTGGACATCCCCGTCTTCCACGACGACCAGCACGGCACCGCCATCGTCGTCCTCGCCGCGCTGACCAACGCCCTGCGCGTGGTGGGCAAGGGCATCGAGAACGTACGGGTCGTCATGTCCGGTGCCGGCGCGGCCGGTACGGCCATCCTCAAGCTGCTGCTCGCCGCCGGCGTCAAGAACGCGGTCGTCGCCGACATCCACGGCGTCGTGCACACGGGCCGCGCGGACCTGGTGGACGCCGCGCCCGAGTCGGCCCTGCGCTGGATCGCCGACAACACCAACCCCGAGGGCCTCACCGGCACCCTCAAGGAGGCCGTGCACGGCGCCGACGTCTTCATCGGCGTCTCCGCCCCCAACGTCCTGGACGGCGAGGACGTGGCCGCCATGGCCGACGGCGCGATCGTGTTCGCGCTCGCGAACCCCGACCCCGAGGTGGACCCGGCGATCGCCCGGGAGACGGCCGCGGTCGTCGCCACCGGCCGCTCGGACTTCCCGAACCAGATCAACAACGTGCTGGTCTTCCCGGGCGTCTTCCGCGGCCTGCTGGACGCCCAGTCCCGCACCGTCAACACCGAGATGATGCTCGCGGCCGCCCACGCCCTCGCGGACGTGGTGACCGAGGACGAGATCAACCCGAACTACATCATCCCCAGCGTCTTCAACGACAAGGTCGCCGGTGCCGTCGCGGGCGCCGTGCGGGACGCGGCGAAGGCCGCCGGAGTGGTGGCGTAG
- a CDS encoding HelD family protein, with the protein MAAQAQQDSAVDSEHEPVRKDSAREDSVRDREIDVEQAHLDRVYRRLEEKIHEAEFLMHDAAQRGHVGTPGALAERDAQVFRAGIHLNRLNNEFEDFLFGRIDLLLGKDGKKGPDGAYTAVEPAEGALGPDGTADIAETLHIGRIGVLDEDYAPLVIDWRAPAAAPFYRSTPVDPGRVVRRRVIRSKGRRVLGVEDDLMRPEITARLDGEELAVVGDGALMAALGQARTHSMRDIVASIQAEQDRVIRAPAASVTYVEGGPGTGKTAVALHRAAYLLYQDRRRYAGGILIVSPTPLLVAYTEGVLPSLGEEGQVAIRAIGSLADDAAGAEATLYDSPATARAKGSARMLRVLRRAARGALEPADSPTLLRVVAFGRRLELEAEELAGIRRTVLGGTAPVNLLRPRARRLLLDALWEKSGAGARHSDPELAAELRSSFDEDVSSEDSFTGFLDAWWPELTPGAVLAAMADERRLGRWARRVLNPGEVRKVARSLRREGHSVHDIALLDELRAIVGTPARPRKRREQDPLDQLTGLEELMPQREETQWERAERLAQERTEYAHVIVDEAQDLTPMQWRMVGRRGRHATWTVVGDPAQSSWSDPDEAAAARDEALGSRPRRRFELTVNYRNPAEIAELAAKVLALAMPGSPSPSAVRSTGVEPRFAVVEESLARTVRAEADRLLGLVDGTVGVVVAMNRREEARRWLDGLGDRVVALGSLEAKGLEYDATVVVSPAEIADESPAGLRVLYVALTRATQQLTVVSGERDEPDASGMPDLLRD; encoded by the coding sequence GTGGCCGCACAGGCTCAACAGGATTCAGCGGTCGACTCGGAGCACGAGCCCGTACGGAAGGACTCCGCACGGGAGGACTCCGTACGGGACCGAGAGATCGACGTGGAACAGGCGCACCTCGACCGGGTGTACCGACGTCTCGAGGAGAAGATCCACGAGGCCGAGTTCCTCATGCACGACGCCGCGCAGCGCGGCCACGTCGGCACGCCCGGCGCCCTCGCCGAGCGCGACGCGCAGGTCTTCCGGGCCGGCATCCACCTCAACCGCCTGAACAACGAGTTCGAGGACTTCCTGTTCGGCCGCATCGACCTGCTCCTCGGCAAGGACGGCAAGAAGGGCCCGGACGGCGCGTACACGGCCGTCGAGCCCGCCGAGGGCGCCCTCGGGCCCGACGGCACCGCCGACATCGCCGAGACCCTGCACATCGGCCGCATCGGCGTCCTGGACGAGGACTACGCGCCGCTGGTCATCGACTGGCGGGCGCCGGCCGCCGCCCCCTTCTACCGGTCCACGCCGGTCGACCCGGGCCGGGTCGTGCGCCGCCGGGTGATCCGCTCCAAGGGGCGGCGCGTCCTCGGCGTCGAGGACGACCTGATGCGGCCCGAGATCACGGCCCGGCTGGACGGCGAGGAGCTGGCCGTCGTCGGCGACGGCGCCCTGATGGCCGCCCTCGGCCAGGCCCGTACCCACTCCATGCGGGACATCGTGGCCTCCATCCAGGCCGAGCAGGACCGGGTGATCCGCGCCCCCGCCGCCTCGGTGACCTACGTCGAGGGCGGCCCCGGCACCGGCAAGACCGCCGTCGCACTGCACCGGGCGGCGTACCTGCTCTACCAGGACCGGCGCCGGTACGCGGGCGGCATCCTGATCGTCTCGCCGACGCCGCTGCTCGTGGCGTACACCGAGGGCGTGCTGCCCTCGCTGGGCGAGGAGGGGCAGGTCGCCATCCGCGCGATCGGTTCGCTGGCCGACGACGCGGCGGGCGCGGAGGCCACGCTGTACGACTCCCCGGCCACCGCCCGCGCCAAGGGCTCCGCCCGCATGCTCCGGGTCCTGCGCAGGGCCGCGCGCGGAGCGCTGGAGCCGGCCGACTCGCCGACGCTGCTCAGGGTCGTCGCCTTCGGCCGCCGCCTCGAACTGGAGGCCGAGGAACTGGCCGGCATCCGCCGCACCGTCCTCGGCGGCACCGCGCCCGTCAACCTGCTGCGTCCGCGCGCCCGCCGGCTGCTCCTGGACGCCCTGTGGGAGAAGTCGGGCGCCGGGGCCCGGCACAGCGATCCCGAGCTGGCCGCCGAGCTGCGCTCCTCCTTCGACGAGGACGTCAGCTCCGAGGACTCCTTCACCGGCTTCCTGGACGCCTGGTGGCCGGAGCTGACCCCGGGCGCCGTGCTGGCCGCCATGGCGGACGAGCGCCGCCTGGGCCGCTGGGCCCGGCGCGTGCTGAACCCGGGCGAGGTCCGCAAGGTGGCCCGGTCGCTGCGGCGCGAGGGCCACTCCGTGCACGACATCGCCCTGCTCGACGAGCTCCGGGCGATCGTCGGCACCCCGGCCCGCCCCCGCAAGCGGCGCGAGCAGGACCCGCTGGACCAGCTCACCGGCCTGGAGGAGCTGATGCCGCAGCGCGAGGAGACCCAGTGGGAGCGCGCCGAGCGCCTCGCGCAGGAGCGCACCGAGTACGCGCACGTCATCGTCGACGAGGCACAGGACCTCACCCCGATGCAGTGGCGGATGGTCGGCCGCCGCGGCCGGCACGCCACCTGGACGGTCGTCGGAGACCCGGCCCAGTCCTCCTGGTCCGACCCCGACGAGGCGGCCGCCGCCCGGGACGAGGCCCTCGGCAGCCGCCCGCGCCGCCGCTTCGAGCTGACCGTGAACTACCGCAACCCGGCCGAGATCGCCGAGCTGGCGGCGAAGGTCCTGGCGCTGGCCATGCCCGGCTCGCCGTCCCCGTCGGCCGTGCGCTCGACCGGCGTCGAACCGCGCTTCGCGGTGGTGGAGGAATCCCTCGCCCGCACGGTCCGCGCGGAGGCGGACCGGCTGCTCGGCCTCGTCGACGGCACCGTCGGCGTCGTGGTCGCCATGAACCGGCGCGAGGAGGCCCGGCGCTGGCTGGACGGGCTCGGCGACCGCGTGGTGGCGCTGGGCAGCCTGGAGGCCAAGGGCCTGGAGTACGACGCCACGGTCGTGGTCTCCCCGGCCGAGATCGCCGACGAGTCGCCCGCCGGACTGCGCGTGCTGTACGTCGCCCTGACCCGGGCCACCCAGCAGCTGACGGTCGTCTCCGGCGAACGGGACGAGCCGGACGCCTCGGGGATGCCGGATCTGCTGCGCGACTGA